One Capsicum annuum cultivar UCD-10X-F1 chromosome 2, UCD10Xv1.1, whole genome shotgun sequence genomic window carries:
- the LOC124896092 gene encoding putative calcium-transporting ATPase 13, plasma membrane-type produces MEDIHEENGSAQGSSPLLMNGQLGTDSSLMKRSVLFLRSAYKFIEAGARQASLSRVSSSSSSSSTSRFYTPLTSFNLKHGGSEAVEDQIQLGEILVASPDGDQRVCNMQSSNDHIEVDVQPHDQSHQQREKNLDSLHNFGGGDSGSSDKGIHVGDISGQRKAAGLCHHMQIFIGYGYFIRQLVCKEPTILLLAIAAVLSFVFGIKEEGAQNGWFEGAILVVIILVTVSFKLVRNWYERHLWKKQKDHKARKKSMDSSFCAYFDKLNKFIHINGLLIGILITVVVYIRFKLGHKDDENGYRLEIKEEPSEIARMMNAMNKVLTESKGTVRVWITSFGVTLVGMTEGIPFVISIAMTYWSPNFDVKMESVSIIFAEKVSWLKEQKLEVTQFFLDKKYVTKIPPQVCSVLSDGIGTRVSTLTPQTAYHRIDEAILCWAEKNMGMQRETLDQHSTIVIDNVNEKNPFEAIHPSGVVIEKNGDNGKEFYLHFKGPPDSILSMCSSYYDLNGELRDLDDKTKSDFAQANNNVNVVAFAFKRTQVVELDENRLTFIGMFVFKDTFNPDKMRQTIAITKEGGVKIIFASEEDVEVLRTIGDDTGLLNSHDALVVTGEDLHNFIVDDRKEEVEKICIMGNSSPAHKLLLIEHLKKRGEVVTVVGEQASESNVVLEAAHFGLPVVTNWPETLTYVINSIKGGRIICENLSQFIQVEVILAITSLSINFILVALDGDAPLTTIQLVWVNLLVTFIGGPALLMTQQSTRKLRDELSIRPRKPPITKAMWRNIFFQASYQIGIFVFLQHRGSAILGITPKVNRSTVFNGFALCQLFNIFSARGLEEENFFKGLGRNYWFWALSGLYLVLQFGFVEVEPIFVFTNTARLNWKQWAESILIGAGTWVLDATVKWASQYIKIDKRDCGSVLRRWLQNWFTKINCCYSGPTSTPNSTLASLDSPRFTCGKGWITSITRRVKPTKHRANTLVD; encoded by the exons TTTAATCTCAAACATGGA GGTTCAGAAGCTGTGGAAGATCAAATCCAGCTTGGTGAAATTTTGGTAGCTTCACCAGATGGTGACCAGCGAGTTTGTAATATGCAATCAAGCAATGATCACATCGAGGTTGATGTTCAGCCTCATGATCAGAGTCATCAACAAAGGGAGAAGAACTTGGATTCACTTCACAACTTTGGAGGAGGAGACAGTGGGAGTAGTGACAAAGGAATTCATGTAGGAGACATTTCTGGCCAACGCAAGGCCGCAGGCTTGTGTCATCACATGCAGATCTTCATAGGGTATGGCTACTTCATCCGACAATTGGTATGCAAGGAACCAACTATATTGCTCCTAGCAATTGCTGCAGTATTGTCTTTTGTCTTTGGAATCAAAGAAGAAGGTGCGCAGAATGGTTGGTTTGAAGGAGCAATTTTGGTTGTGATCATACTTGTGACTGTTTCGTTTAAGTTAGTGCGAAATTGGTACGAAAGACACCTTTGGAAGAAGCAAAAAGATCACAAAGCAAGGAAGAAATCAATGGACTCCAGTTTTTGTGCCTACTTTGACAAGTTGAACAAATTCATACATATTAATGGGCTGTTGATTGGTATTTTGATCACTGTGGTGGTGTACATTCGCTTTAAATTGGGCCATAAAGATGATGAGAACGGATATAGATTGGAAATCAAGGAAGAACCGTCTGAAATTGCAAGGATGATGAATGCCATGAATAAGGTTTTGACAGAATCAAAGGGAACAGTAAGAGTTTGGATAACTTCATTTGGTGTCACACTAGTGGGGATGACTGAAGGAATACCATTTGTTATTTCAATTGCAATGACATATTGGTCTCCAAATTTTGATGTCAAGATGGAATCAGTCAGCATCATCTTTGCCGAAAAGGTTAGCTGGTTGAAAGAGCAAAAATTGGAAGTAACCCAGTTTTTTCTTGACAAAAAATATGTTACCAAGATACCGCCACAAGTCTGCAGTGTTCTATCTGATGGAATTGGAACTCGTGTGTCCACTCTGACTCCTCAGACAGCGTACCACAGAATAGATGAAGCAATACTCTGTTGGGCAGAGAAGAACATGGGTATGCAGAGAGAAACTTTGGATCAGCATTCCACCATTGTGATAGACAATGTTAATGAGAAGAATCCTTTTGAGGCAATTCATCCAAGTGGAGTCGTCATAGAGAAAAATGGAGACAATGGGAAAGAGTTCTATTTACATTTCAAGGGCCCTCCTGATTCAATATTGTCAATGTGTTCCAGTTACTATGACTTGAATGGTGAGCTGCGGGATTTGGATGACAAAACAAAGAGTGACTTTGCTCAAGCTAACAACAACGTGAACGTAGTTGCATTTGCCTTCAAACGTACTCAGGTTGTTGAACTTGATGAAAATCGCCTAACATTCATAGGTATGTTTGTCTTCAAAGACACTTTCAATCCAGACAAAATGAGGCAAACAATTGCGATTACGAAAGAAGGCGGAGTGAAGATCATATTTGCCTCGGAAGAAGATGTTGAAGTACTTCGTACCATTGGTGATGACACAGGATTGCTCAACTCACATGATGCTCTAGTGGTTACGGGCGAAGATCTCCACAACTTCATTGTAGATGACAGGAAGgaagaagttgagaaaatttGCATTATGGGAAATTCCTCTCCGGCACACAAGCTTCTTTTAATAGAGCACTTGAAGAAAAGGGGTGAAGTGGTGACTGTGGTAGGAGAACAAGCATCTGAAAGTAATGTGGTTCTTGAAGCAGCTCACTTTGGCCTGCCTGTGGTGACTAACTGGCCTGAAACTTTAACGTATGTGATTAACAGCATCAAGGGAGGAAGAATTATTTGTGAGAATCTGAGTCAATTCATCCAAGTTGAGGTAATCTTGGCAATCACTAGCCTATCAATAAACTTCATACTTGTTGCATTAGACGGGGATGCCCCATTAACAACCATTCAATTGGTATGGGTTAACCTTCTTGTTACATTTATTGGAGGGCCAGCTTTGCTAATGACTCAACAGTCCACAAGAAAACTAAGGGATGAGCTATCTATCAGACCAAGAAAACCGCCAATTACCAAGGCCATGTGGAGAAACATATTTTTTCAAGCTTCTTATCAGATTGGCATTTTTGTATTCCTTCAACACAGAGGAAGTGCAATACTGGGCATCACTCCGAAAGTTAACAGATCTACAGTCTTTAACGGCTTCGCTTTGTGCCAGCTTTTTAACATATTCAGCGCAAGGGGTTTGGAGGAGGAGAACTTTTTCAAAGGTCTTGGTCGAAATTACTGGTTTTGGGCACTGTCTGGGCTCTATCTCGTGTTGCAGTTCGGATTCGTTGAAGTAGAACCTATCTTTGTCTTTACCAACACGGCACGACTGAATTGGAAGCAATGGGCTGAATCCATTTTAATTGGAGCTGGTACATGGGTGCTTGATGCGACAGTAAAATgggcatcacaatacataaagATAGACAAACGTGATTGTGGATCAGTTCTTAGAAGATGGTTACAGAATTGGTTTACCAAAATCAACTGCTGTTACAGTGGACCAACAAGTACACCAAATTCAACTCTTGCTTCCTTGGATTCTCCAAGATTCACTTGTGGAAAG GGATGGATAACAAGCATCACACGTCGCGTGAAACCAACCAAGCATAGAGCTAATACTTTGGTGGATTAA